TTAAATGTACCTGCACCTTTAGCGATCGCTCGTTCAATATTATCATTGGGGATACCCGCCGCCTTCGCCTTTTCAATCGCTGTACGTAGTTGAAAATTCCCCGCCGGGTCTGGTACACCATTTCTCGCCGCCACAATAATAGCCCGCGATAACTGCGTGAAAGTTTTTCCTCTTTTAGCATCCACTACAGCCTTTTGGCGCTTAATATTAGCCCATTTACTATGACCTGCCATAACTTGTAACTATTTCCGCTATCTCCAAAGATTAGGATATACAAGTGAAGTATGAAGTGTGAAGTCTGTAGATGCGAAGCAGCTTGCCGCAGGCTAGTCTGAAGTATAGAAATTTAACTTTCATTCTTCAAGAGTTGCTATTCCCTGTTAAATTAATGATTCATCTTCTCCAACGAATTTTGGCACGATTTTTGCGTACTAGTCGCACATTTAGGCGCAGAAAAAAGAAATTGCTGCAATATTTTCAGCAATCACTGTTATTACTGCTCATCGGCATAGTTGCTTTAAGTGGATGTCAAACTCTGCGTTCTAGAGTAGAAGCAGGCAAAATTACTCATATTACTTTATGGCATGGGGTGAATCCACCACCAAATCGAGATGTCTTACAAAAGTTGGTAGATAAATTTAACCAAACCCATAAAGATATTCAAGTCGAATCATTATACATTGGGCAACAGGATCAGCAAGCACCAAAAATTTTGGCTGCTGTTGTTGGCAATGCCCCACCGGATTTATTGTGGTACAACCCAACTATTGCTGGACAATTGGTGGAACTAGGGGCGCTAATTCCTGTAGATGAGATGTTAGCCAATTCCCCAGTCAAAAACGAAATTGACCCAACCTTATATGGGGCAATGGAATACAAAGGCCAGTTATGGTCAGTTCCCTTTGCTACCAATAACCTGGGCATTTTTTACCGTCCAAGTTTATTCAAAGCGGCAGGAATTAAAGAACTTCCGCGCAATTGGCAAGAATTTCGCCAAGTTGCCCAAAAATTAACCCGTGATTTTAACAATGATGGGCAAATAGACCAGTATGGAATGTTTCTGCCCTTGGGTAAAGGTGAATTTACAGTTTTTAGTTGGTTGCCATTTATGTGGAGTAGTGGCGGTGAGTTGGTGACTGGTGATGCCCAAAATCCCGCAGGTGTGAGATTAACCGAAAATGCAGGAGCGATCGCAGCTTTACAATTTTGGCGTAACTTAATTACAGACGGTTCCACAATGTTATCTGCCCCAGAACGAGGTTATGAAACAGACCCCTTGTTATCGGGTAAAGTCGCAATGCAAATCAATGGCCCTTGGAATTTAGGTCAATTTCAAGATACTAACGTTGATTTTGGTGTATTTCCCCTGCCAGTGAACCAAAAACCCGCTACAAATGTTGGCGGTGAAAACCTCTTCTTATTCAAAACCACGCCAGAACGCCAAAAAGCAACCTTCAAATTTGCGGAATATGCCATGAGTGCTGATTTTCAAACAGAATTAGCCCTCGGAACAGGTTATTTACCAATTAACTTAAAATCCCGCCAAAGCGCCAAATATCAAGAATTTATCGATAAAATACCACAATTACAAGTCTTTTTAGCACAGGCAGAGTATGGCCGGAGTCGCCCGATTTTTCCTGGTTACAATCGCATTTCCGATAGTATCGGACGGGCAGTAGAAGCTGTGTTACTGGGTAAACTTTCGCCAACAGAAGCACTCCAAACTAGTCAGCAACGGCTAGATTTAATCTTTAAATAACTCCAAAATCACCATAATCAAGGGAAAAATCTGAGCAGTGACATCTTCCGCTCAGATTTTGTTGGTGCTGTTCTGTGTCACTATTAACTTCAGCCATATTCACCAACTTTACGCAAATTCTAAAAAAATAATCTGTAAATTTACTCAACTGACTCGGCTGGGAGGGGGAAGTAGGGAGTAGGGGAGTCGGAAAGAGTATTTTTTGGGTGTACTGTGATTTTTATCCAAATTAAATGTAGGACTCATATTTGATTTGGGAAAAAAATCAGTACACCCAGATCAGGCTTCTTTCCTACTCCCTACTCCCCATTCCCTACTCCCTACCTACACAATTAGATTCAGGAATCAAACCATATTCCTATATGAGTCCTCTGCACCCTTACCCAATTGTCCACAGACAACCTCTGTGCATATTTATATTGACGTTATTCCTATAAATAAATTATGATTTTAGATTGTCTGTCTTATTCCTGCTCGGATCAGGTAGACACACCACAAAGGCTAACCACAGCGATTCATCAAGTTTTGATATATCGCCTTCTCTACAAGAGATTTTTGTTAGCTACCTGTACGGCAACTCCAAGGACAATTTAATGACCTACGCGATTATTGAAACTGGTGGTAAACAACTTAAAGTTGAGCCTGGTCGTTTTTACGACATTGAACTGCTAACTGCCCAACCAGACGAAAAAGTTACAATAAATTCTGTACTACTAGTACAACATGACGGTGGACTCAGCATCGGTCAGCCTCTAGTATCTGGGGCAACTGTAGAAGGAACTGTATTGCGCCATTTCCGAGGACGCAAAGTCATAGTCTACAAAATGAAGCCGAAGAAGAAAACCCGCAAAAAACGTGGTCATCGCCAAGAAATTACCAGACTGTTGATTAACTCCATTACTCTCGATGGTCAGGTATTTACAGCATCGGAAGCGGCGGCTGTAGCTGATGATTCCTCTGCGGAAACCACTGCTGAATCATAGAAAAATAAGCATAACAAGGAAATTATGGCTCATAAGAAAGGAACAGGTAGTACACGCAACGGCCGTGATTCTAATGCCCAGCGTCTAGGTGTCAAACGCTTTGGTGGTCAAGTTGTACGTGCAGGTAATATTCTTGTACGTCAACGTGGCACAAAATTTCACCCCGGTAACAATGTAGGTATCGGTAGCGATGACACTTTGTTTGCCTTAATTGATGGCGTTGTCACCTTTGAAAGAAAAGGCAAATCTCGCAAGAAAGTCAGCATTTATCCAGTTGCTGCACCCACTGAAGCCGTAGCCAGCTAGACGCTTGGTTATGTGATTAATTAGCCAGAATGGTTGATAACAAATGAGGGTTGGTCACTTCCACCCTCATTTATTTATCAATGAAGGCAGGAGTTAGGAGGTTATACACCGCACCAAATTTTTAATTTGGTGGCTATTATTCAGGAGGAGTCTGAATCCTATAGCTGAATAAAAACCTCCTGCCTTCTGCCTCCTTTAACGCATAGATGTGTATATAGCAAATTCTTCGTGGAGAATTGCACCGCAAGCTATACCTACTAATGAAAATAAGGATGTAATTAAAAAGGCTGATCTACCATTAAATCCGGCTGTGTAAAAATCAATTTTTGCTAAAATTGCCGCCG
This portion of the Aulosira sp. FACHB-615 genome encodes:
- a CDS encoding ABC transporter substrate-binding protein translates to MIHLLQRILARFLRTSRTFRRRKKKLLQYFQQSLLLLLIGIVALSGCQTLRSRVEAGKITHITLWHGVNPPPNRDVLQKLVDKFNQTHKDIQVESLYIGQQDQQAPKILAAVVGNAPPDLLWYNPTIAGQLVELGALIPVDEMLANSPVKNEIDPTLYGAMEYKGQLWSVPFATNNLGIFYRPSLFKAAGIKELPRNWQEFRQVAQKLTRDFNNDGQIDQYGMFLPLGKGEFTVFSWLPFMWSSGGELVTGDAQNPAGVRLTENAGAIAALQFWRNLITDGSTMLSAPERGYETDPLLSGKVAMQINGPWNLGQFQDTNVDFGVFPLPVNQKPATNVGGENLFLFKTTPERQKATFKFAEYAMSADFQTELALGTGYLPINLKSRQSAKYQEFIDKIPQLQVFLAQAEYGRSRPIFPGYNRISDSIGRAVEAVLLGKLSPTEALQTSQQRLDLIFK
- the rplU gene encoding 50S ribosomal protein L21, encoding MTYAIIETGGKQLKVEPGRFYDIELLTAQPDEKVTINSVLLVQHDGGLSIGQPLVSGATVEGTVLRHFRGRKVIVYKMKPKKKTRKKRGHRQEITRLLINSITLDGQVFTASEAAAVADDSSAETTAES
- the rpmA gene encoding 50S ribosomal protein L27 — translated: MAHKKGTGSTRNGRDSNAQRLGVKRFGGQVVRAGNILVRQRGTKFHPGNNVGIGSDDTLFALIDGVVTFERKGKSRKKVSIYPVAAPTEAVAS